A section of the Hevea brasiliensis isolate MT/VB/25A 57/8 chromosome 17, ASM3005281v1, whole genome shotgun sequence genome encodes:
- the LOC110654754 gene encoding peroxidase 25 isoform X1 encodes MWLLVFLVILVVGLPVQGQLRNGFYAFPCPQAEAIVRSTVEAHFQKDPTIAAGLLRLHFHDCFVQGCDGSVLITGSSAERNALPNQGLRGFEVIDDAKSLLEASCPGVVSCADILALAARDAVDLSDGPSWAVPTGRKDGRVSSSSQASNLPSPLDSIATQKQKFAAKGLDDHDLVTLVGAHTIGQTDCIFFRYRLYNFTTTGNADPTINQSFLRQLQALCPQNGDGSKRVALDKDSQTKFDASFFKNVRDGNGVLESDQRLWDDASTRNIVQNYAGDIRGLLGFRFDFDFSKAMIKMSSIEVKTGSDGDIRKEAETSMHLFFQCPVSSRVWYLSQLRFNVLQISVDDPPALLNQLF; translated from the exons ATGTGGCTGTTGGTTTTTCTGGTGATTTTAGTGGTGGGTTTGCCTGTTCAAGGCCAATTGAGAAATGGGTTTTATGCCTTTCCATGTCCACAGGCTGAGGCTATAGTCAGGTCCACTGTTGAAGCACACTTCCAAAAGGATCCAACCATTGCAGCTGGATTGCTCAGGCTTCATTTCCATGACTGCTTTGTTCAG GGCTGTGATGGCTCAGTGTTAATTACAGGGTCTTCTGCAGAGAGAAATGCATTGCCAaaccaaggattaagaggatttgaaGTGATTGACGATGCTAAATCACTGTTAGAGGCGTCGTGCCCTGGTGTGGTCTCATGTGCTGACATACTAGCTCTGGCTGCCCGTGATGCTGTAGACTTG AGTGATGGTCCGAGTTGGGCAGTCCCAACTGGTAGAAAAGATGGTAGAGTCTCGTCATCCTCCCAAGCCTCCAATTTGCCTTCACCTCTTGATTCCATTGCCACTCAGAAACAAAAATTTGCAGCTAAAGGCCTTGACGATCATGATCTCGTAACCTTAGTAG GGGCACATACCATAGGCCAAACGGACTGCATATTCTTCAGATATCGGCTATACAATTTCACAACAACAGGCAATGCAGACCCAACAATAAACCAATCATTCCTGAGACAACTCCAAGCCCTTTGTCCCCAAAATGGAGATGGGTCGAAAAGGGTAGCATTAGACAAAGACAGCCAGACAAAATTCGATGCAAGCTTTTTTAAGAATGTAAGAGATGGTAATGGAGTTTTGGAGTCTGACCAGAGACTTTGGGATGATGCTTCTACCCGTAATATTGTCCAAAATTATGCTGGCGACATTAGAGGATTACTTGGTTTTAGGTTTGATTTCGACTTCTCTAAAGCTATGATTAAAATGAGTAGCATTGAAGTCAAGACTGGATCAGATGGAGATATCAGAAAG GAGGCTGAAACAAGTATGCACCTGTTCTTTCAATGCCCTGTCAGCTCCAGGGTGTGGTATCTTAGCCAGCTTAGGTTCAATGTGCTTCAGATATCTGTTGATGATCCACCTGCGTTATTGAACCAGCTATTTTAG
- the LOC110654754 gene encoding peroxidase 25 isoform X2, with product MWLLVFLVILVVGLPVQGQLRNGFYAFPCPQAEAIVRSTVEAHFQKDPTIAAGLLRLHFHDCFVQGCDGSVLITGSSAERNALPNQGLRGFEVIDDAKSLLEASCPGVVSCADILALAARDAVDLSDGPSWAVPTGRKDGRVSSSSQASNLPSPLDSIATQKQKFAAKGLDDHDLVTLVGAHTIGQTDCIFFRYRLYNFTTTGNADPTINQSFLRQLQALCPQNGDGSKRVALDKDSQTKFDASFFKNVRDGNGVLESDQRLWDDASTRNIVQNYAGDIRGLLGFRFDFDFSKAMIKMSSIEVKTGSDGDIRKVCSKFN from the exons ATGTGGCTGTTGGTTTTTCTGGTGATTTTAGTGGTGGGTTTGCCTGTTCAAGGCCAATTGAGAAATGGGTTTTATGCCTTTCCATGTCCACAGGCTGAGGCTATAGTCAGGTCCACTGTTGAAGCACACTTCCAAAAGGATCCAACCATTGCAGCTGGATTGCTCAGGCTTCATTTCCATGACTGCTTTGTTCAG GGCTGTGATGGCTCAGTGTTAATTACAGGGTCTTCTGCAGAGAGAAATGCATTGCCAaaccaaggattaagaggatttgaaGTGATTGACGATGCTAAATCACTGTTAGAGGCGTCGTGCCCTGGTGTGGTCTCATGTGCTGACATACTAGCTCTGGCTGCCCGTGATGCTGTAGACTTG AGTGATGGTCCGAGTTGGGCAGTCCCAACTGGTAGAAAAGATGGTAGAGTCTCGTCATCCTCCCAAGCCTCCAATTTGCCTTCACCTCTTGATTCCATTGCCACTCAGAAACAAAAATTTGCAGCTAAAGGCCTTGACGATCATGATCTCGTAACCTTAGTAG GGGCACATACCATAGGCCAAACGGACTGCATATTCTTCAGATATCGGCTATACAATTTCACAACAACAGGCAATGCAGACCCAACAATAAACCAATCATTCCTGAGACAACTCCAAGCCCTTTGTCCCCAAAATGGAGATGGGTCGAAAAGGGTAGCATTAGACAAAGACAGCCAGACAAAATTCGATGCAAGCTTTTTTAAGAATGTAAGAGATGGTAATGGAGTTTTGGAGTCTGACCAGAGACTTTGGGATGATGCTTCTACCCGTAATATTGTCCAAAATTATGCTGGCGACATTAGAGGATTACTTGGTTTTAGGTTTGATTTCGACTTCTCTAAAGCTATGATTAAAATGAGTAGCATTGAAGTCAAGACTGGATCAGATGGAGATATCAGAAAGGTTTGCTCTAAGTTCAATTGA